One region of Chelonoidis abingdonii isolate Lonesome George chromosome 14, CheloAbing_2.0, whole genome shotgun sequence genomic DNA includes:
- the LOC116829664 gene encoding (Lyso)-N-acylphosphatidylethanolamine lipase-like: MTQALGWARRPMLERIHLLPRELPITLIYGAESWIDTSTGRRVRELRPHSYVRHLAIAGASHHVYADQPAAFNAAVQEICDSVD, encoded by the exons ATGACGCAGGCGCTGGGCTGGGCGCGCCGCCCCATGCTGGAGCGGATCCACCTGCTCCCACGGGAGCTGCCCATCACCCTGATCTATGGCGCCGAGTCCTGGATCGACACCAGCACCGGGCGCCGGGTGCGAGAGTTGCGGCCCCACAGCTACGTCCGGCACCTG GCCATCGCCGGTGCCTCCCACCATGTCTACGCCGACCAGCCCGCTGCTTTCAATGCGGCCGTGCAGGAGATCTGCGACTCCGTGGACTGA
- the LOC116829666 gene encoding (Lyso)-N-acylphosphatidylethanolamine lipase-like: MSHLKNVETRILQCLQSQFVGRYVTLPSRARLWTVSLCPEQGEGRTPLVLVHGFGGGVGLWVLNLDRLGARRPLHAFDLLGFGRSSRPPFPNDAQGAEAEFVRSIEDWRREMGISTMILLGHSLGGFLAASYSLTYPERVKHLILVDPWGFPVRPTDPSQLRPPPTWVKAMAAVLGRSNPLAVLRVAGPWGPGLVQRFRPDFKQKFAEFFEDDTISEYIYHCNAQAPR; this comes from the exons ATGTCCCACCTGAAGAACGTGGAGACCCGGATCCTGCAGT GCCTGCAGAGCCAGTTCGTGGGGCGGTATGTGACCCTGCCGAGCCGGGCGCGCCTCTGGACCGTCTCGCTGTGCCCGGAGCAGGGCGAGGGGCGCACccccctggtgctggtgcatgGCTTCGGGGGCGGCGTGGGGCTGTGGGTGCTCAACCTGGACCGGCTGGGGGCCCGGCGGCCCCTTCATGCCTTCGACCTGCTGGGCTTTGGGCGCAGCTCCCGGCCCCCCTTCCCCAATGACGCCCAGGGTGCCGAGGCCGAGTTTGTGCGCTCCATCGAGGACTGGCGCCGGGAGATGGGCATCAGCACCATGATCCTgctgggccacagcctggggggcTTCCTGGCGGCCTCCTACAGCCTGACGTACCCCGAGAG GGTGAAGCACCTCATCCTGGTGGACCCCTGGGGCTTCCCTGTGCGCCCCACCGACCCCAGCCAGCTCCGACCTCCCCCCACCTGGGTGAAGGCCATGGCTGCTGTCCTGGGGCGCTCCAACCCCCTGGCTGTGCTGAGAGTCGCTGGGCCCTGGG GCCCTGGCCTCGTCCAGCGCTTCCGTCCTGACTTCAAGCAGAAATTCGCGGAGTTCTTTGAGGATGACACCATCTCGGAGTACATCTACCACTGCAACGCCCAGGCGCccaggtga